In the Calderihabitans maritimus genome, AGATCCTGAGTCTCCGGGAGCAGGAGTATGTGCTGGCCGCTCAGGCTTTGGGAGCGAGCAAGTTCCGAATTCTAATACGGCACCTTATTCCCAATGCGATGGGCCCCATTTTAGTAACCGTCACTCTTCTCATTCCCTCAGCCATTTTTACCGAGGCGTTCCTCAGCTTTATCGGTCTTGGTGTGAGCGCGCCTATGGCTAGCTGGGGCGTTTTGGCAGCTGACGGGTACAAGGCTATCCGCTCCTACCCGTGGCAGCTTTTCTTCCCTGCGGCGGCAATCTGTATAACTATACTGGCCTTTAATTTTGTTGGCGACGGACTTCGTGATGCCTTGGATCCGCGTCTACGCCGTGATTAGAGAGGAGGAGCATTAGTGGGAGCATTTTTACGGGTTGAAAACCTGAGAACATCTTTTTTTACCTACGCCGGAGAAGTAAAAGCTGTAGATGGGGTCAACTTCGAACTAGGTAAGGGCGAGGCCATGGCTATCGTGGGCGAGTCGGGGTGCGGCAAAAGCGTAACCGCTCTTTCGATCATGCGGCTTGTTCCTGAGCCCGGAAAAATCGTTGGTGGGTCCATCTTGTTCGAGGGGGAAGATCTAGTTCGCAAGTCCGAACGAGAAATGCAGGCTATCCGCGGCAATGAAATCAGTATGATCTTTCAGGACCCCATGACTTCCTTGAACCCGGTTTTGACCGTTGGTTTACAAATAACGGAAGCTTTAAAGCGACATCAAGGTCTATCTGGTGAACAGGCGCGAAAGCGTGCCATCGAGATGCTCGAACTGGTTGGCATCCCAAATCCGGAACGACGGATCAAACAATATCCGCACCAGTTTAGCGGGGGTATGCGGCAAAGGGTAATGATCGCCATGGCACTATCGTGTAACCCCAAACTGCTTATTGCCGATGAACCTACTACGGCCCTGGACGTGACGATCCAGGCTCAAATTATAGAGTTGATGAGAGAACTTAAGGACAAGCTTGGCACTTCCATCCTTATAATTACCCATGATTTGGGGGTGGTTGCGGGGTTGGCCAGCAAGGTTATTGTAATGTATGCCGGCAAAGTTGCTGAAGCTGGTTCAGTCCGTGACATATTTCATAATCCGCAACACCCGTACACATGGGGGCTGTTAAAATCCATACCTCGTCTGGACGCTCGGGAGAAGAAGAGGCTAGTGCCTATAGATGGTCAACCTCCGGATTTGCTGGCGCCGCCGAAGGGCTGTTCTTTTAACCCGCGTTGCGAGTACGCTATGCGCATTTGCCTTGAACGCAAACCAGAGTTAACTGAGTGCGGTGCCGGTCACAAGGCAGCCTGTTGGTTGCTCCATCCGATGGCCGCTCGTGTCAGACGGGACGAGAGGAGGGGGGTCTCTTGAACGGAGGAGAATATCTTGTTGAGGTCAGAAATTTAACCAAATATTTTCCCATCACCGCCGGTGCTATCTTTACTAAAACCGTTGGTTACGTAAAAGCGGTGGACAACGTCAGTTTTAATATCCGCAAGGGAGAAACCTTAGGGTTGGTAGGAGAGAGCGGGTGTGGAAAAACGACCGTAGGTAGAACTATTCTGCGATTATATGAGCCGACTAAAGGTGAAGTTATCTATAAAGGACGGAACATATATGCCTTGAACGCCCGCGATATAGAAACAATTCGACGCGAGATCCAGATCGTTTTTCAAGACCCTTATAGCTCGTTGAATCCTAGGATGACCGTCAGCGACATTATTGGAGAACCTCTAGATATTCACCGTTTGGCTCGGGACCGTAACGAGCGGCAGGAACGGATTTACGAGCTTCTACGTTTAGTAGGGCTCAATCCCGAACATGCAAATCGCTATCCCCACGAATTTAGCGGTGGGCAACGGCAGCGGATCGGGATAGCCCGGGCCCTGGCCGTCAATCCCAATTTTGTGGTATTGGACGAGCCCATTTCGGCCTTGGACGTTTCTATTCAGGCCCAGGTTGTTAATTTGCTGGAGGACCTTCAGGAAAAGCTGGGACTTACGTATCTTTTTATTGCGCACGACCTTTCAATGGTTCGACATATCAGCGACCGGGTAGCCGTAATGTACCTTGGAAAAATCGTGGAATTGGCTGATAGTTGGGAACTGTACGATACACCGTTGCATCCCTACACCCGGGCGTTACTTAGTGCTGTTCCCATTCCCGATCCTGACATTGAAGTGGAGCGACAGCGAATTATACTTGAAGGCGATGTGCCCAGCCCCATTGACCCCCCGAGCGGTTGTCGTTTCCGTACGCGTTGCCGGCACGCTAAGGCAATATGCGCAGAGGAAGAACCGGAGCTTCGGGATGCGGGAAACGGCCACCTGGTAGCCTGCCATCTCCATCGTATATCTTAACGTCCGAAAGAGGGAAGGCTTGGTTGGCTCTATTGGATTGAGGCTAAGAGTCCGGGGACCATTCTCCGGACTTTTTGACTTTTTTAGAAAGTAAATCTTAAATCTGTAAATAATGTTTAATAACCGCTAAATGTTTGATACGATGTTAAGAGGGTTTGCAAAAAACAAAGTCTGTTGGAAGGAGAAACACTGAAAATGAATAAAGTGAATGGAGGTAGCAATCGGAAACAGAGTAAGACGAAAAGGCAATTGGTGAGGGCCAAGAAAGAGGTCACGGATGACCATGGTGTGGGACAGCCGGTAACGGGACTGGATATAGCAGCGTTTCTAATTGCTGCTTACCAAATTCTGCTTCCGTTTGTATTCGCCTTCATTACTGTTATTTTGCTAGTGTTTCTGTTAGTCCGGCTGGCAGTGTAATCTTGAACATGGTGTATAAATCTTGTGGCAATAGATATAGTTGACAAGGTATCAAATTTTAGAACCAGCTTAACCTAGGTTGACATGTTTGAATGAGGTAAGCTGAGGTATTGAGTTCAGGGAGGGACATAAGTTTCTTCACCATCTTTTTTTCCTGCAACAATCATTGACTTCGATATTTCGGACAAATATTCCCGCCGTGTTTACCATTCTCCTTTCCCGCTTTTTTTCCTCCCGATGGAATCATACCAAGAGCTCGCATGCTCAATCCTTATGGAACAAAGATGATGCAGGATTTTTTGACTTGTCGACGTATGGTTATTCAAAGAAGGTGGCATTGGGACTATCATAAGAATTAGTTACGTCACAAACCAACTGTCAGTTTAGAGGGAGGGGTGAATATGCTAAACGACTTAAATATTATCTTTAGTCGGGCAAGTTTTGACAGTGAAACGTTAGGACAAATGTTAACCCAGATAGGTGTGGCAACAGCTATTTTTTTAGGATTTTGGTTGTTGCGAAAAGTTTTTGCCAGATATATTTCTCAACTATTACTGAAACTCTCTGTCAAAACCAAAACCGACCTGGACGACCAAATAGTTTTGGCATTTGAAAAACCACTACAGTTCTTTTTTATCTTATTAGGTCTTTATCTTTCGCTTTCGTATCTACCTTTAAGTTCTCCACATAATTTACTATTATCGAAGCTTTTTCGTTCTTCAATAATAATTCTCGTTTCCATGGGTTTTTATAATTTAGTCGGGAGTTATGCCGTTCTGTGTGAAGAAGTGGAAAAGGTATTCGGCATTCAAATAGATAAAATACTAATTCCCTTTTTGTCTAAAGTTTTAAGGGTCACTGTGGTTGCACTGGCCATCAGTGTGGTAGCACAGGAGTGGGATTATGATGTAAATGGTTTTATTGCTGGACTTGGACTCGGAGGCTTAGCATTTGCTCTGGCTGCCAAAGATACAGTCTCTAACATCTTTGGTGGGATTGTAATTATAACAGACAAACCTTTTTCAATTGGGGATTGGATTTACACGCCTAGTGTAGAAGGTATCGTAGAAGATATAAATTTTAGAAGCACCAAAATTAGGACATTTGCTCAAGCCCTTGTTACGGTGCCTAATGCAACTCTTGCGAACGAGCCTATTACCAACTGGAGTCGCATGGGCAAGAGAAGAATAACTTTTAAGTTAGGGGTAACTTATAATACTTCGAAAGACAAGCTAGAGAAATGTGTTAATGAGATCAAAAATATGTTGGAAAATCATCCGGAAATTCATAAAGAAACCATCTTTGTGAGGTTCGATTCCTTTGGTGAAAGTAGCCTGGATATCTTCCTGTATTTCTTTACCAAGACGACTAATTGGGGAGAGTATTTACGAGTGAAGGAAGATGTTAATTTCAAAATCATGGAAATTCTTGAGAGGGAAGGAGTGTCTGTGGCCTTCCCGAGTACAAGTGTTTATTTTGAGACGCCGCTTGAAACAAAGTCCAAATAAAA is a window encoding:
- a CDS encoding ABC transporter ATP-binding protein, whose product is MGAFLRVENLRTSFFTYAGEVKAVDGVNFELGKGEAMAIVGESGCGKSVTALSIMRLVPEPGKIVGGSILFEGEDLVRKSEREMQAIRGNEISMIFQDPMTSLNPVLTVGLQITEALKRHQGLSGEQARKRAIEMLELVGIPNPERRIKQYPHQFSGGMRQRVMIAMALSCNPKLLIADEPTTALDVTIQAQIIELMRELKDKLGTSILIITHDLGVVAGLASKVIVMYAGKVAEAGSVRDIFHNPQHPYTWGLLKSIPRLDAREKKRLVPIDGQPPDLLAPPKGCSFNPRCEYAMRICLERKPELTECGAGHKAACWLLHPMAARVRRDERRGVS
- a CDS encoding ABC transporter ATP-binding protein; this encodes MNGGEYLVEVRNLTKYFPITAGAIFTKTVGYVKAVDNVSFNIRKGETLGLVGESGCGKTTVGRTILRLYEPTKGEVIYKGRNIYALNARDIETIRREIQIVFQDPYSSLNPRMTVSDIIGEPLDIHRLARDRNERQERIYELLRLVGLNPEHANRYPHEFSGGQRQRIGIARALAVNPNFVVLDEPISALDVSIQAQVVNLLEDLQEKLGLTYLFIAHDLSMVRHISDRVAVMYLGKIVELADSWELYDTPLHPYTRALLSAVPIPDPDIEVERQRIILEGDVPSPIDPPSGCRFRTRCRHAKAICAEEEPELRDAGNGHLVACHLHRIS
- a CDS encoding mechanosensitive ion channel family protein, yielding MLTQIGVATAIFLGFWLLRKVFARYISQLLLKLSVKTKTDLDDQIVLAFEKPLQFFFILLGLYLSLSYLPLSSPHNLLLSKLFRSSIIILVSMGFYNLVGSYAVLCEEVEKVFGIQIDKILIPFLSKVLRVTVVALAISVVAQEWDYDVNGFIAGLGLGGLAFALAAKDTVSNIFGGIVIITDKPFSIGDWIYTPSVEGIVEDINFRSTKIRTFAQALVTVPNATLANEPITNWSRMGKRRITFKLGVTYNTSKDKLEKCVNEIKNMLENHPEIHKETIFVRFDSFGESSLDIFLYFFTKTTNWGEYLRVKEDVNFKIMEILEREGVSVAFPSTSVYFETPLETKSK